The DNA sequence TTTTTATCAACCAGATTTTTGATCATGTTTTTGAATCTCTGGAACATAAAAGAACTTAATAATAAAATAACTCCTAACAGAATAAAAGCAATGATCCTGGAGATATTGTCCATTTGCCAAACATCATAGGCATAAAGCTTGAGGATTGTAATTCCGATGAGTGTAAATCCAATTTTGTTAAATTCTGGGTTGTCGTTCTTTAAACCGGTATAAATGAAAATGCTGGAAAGGATGGCCCAAATAATTGGTAGATATAAAATGCTGAAATGTTTTTGCAACGGGTAAAGTGTAGAAATGGTTGCGGTTCCCAGGATATAAAAATGATACATCTCACAGCTTACTATAACAACCAAGATAAATGCGGATATCCAATAGAATACCCGTGTTTTTGATAAATGCAGTGTCGGTCTGAGTTTCCGGTAAATATAAATGATAGGAATTACGTATAGTAAATAAATGGCGTAGGTGGTAATTGTTATCTTTTTTAATAAAATAGAAGTAATAAGCTCTGATGCACAAAATGAAACATGAATTATCGTAAGAAAAAAGAATATATAGATCAACCCAATTTCGGTGTATCTGTTCATCTCCAGTTTTTTATTTAGCAATAGTAAAATGAAGATATAATACAAACTAAGCAATAATCCCAAACAGAGAATAATAGCAAAGGGTTTTTCTGAAACCTGATATATCAGTTCAAATAACAAAGCAAAATAAATAGTTGCATAGCTTATAATTTTAAAGGCATTTTCAAAGAAGCTGTTTTTCGTGAAATTACTTCCAGGCAACCTTTTAAGTAACATTAAATTAAAGAATAACGTCACAATTGTTATGACACTCGTTAAAAAAACGGGATTCAAAATAGCAGTAAGCTGTTTTGAATCGAAATACTGTGTCCACGTAATAATTTGTGCAATTAAGACCAAAGGGAAAAGAATGTAAAAGAATGTTTTGAAAATACTGATAGTAGTTTTTTTCCAGATGAAAAGAAGTAGGGTAGCTTCAATGGCCCACACACTGGTAATTAAATGTGTTTTAAATTGTAAAACCACAGCAATTGTCACCAGACTTATTGTAAGTCCTGCAAAAACAGAATATGCACTTCCAAAACTTTTATTTCTGTATTCTTTGAAAAGTAATCCACCATTAACCAATGCAAAAACAACGGGAAAAATAATGACAGGTTCATAGCCAAGCGTATTGAATATATAAACTAAACTCAATGTACTGAAGAAATTAACAAGAACCAGTAATATGGTATCGAAAGAAGAGAGGATGTTCTTCTTGCTATAATTCAATAATGCAAAAGCATAGAAAATGACATAATTTATAAGGTAAAAATATATACTTTGTATTTCTGGTTTTTCCATAATCCAGTATAAAAGATATAAGTGGGTGAAAAAAAATGCGATTCCACCAACGCTTTTCCATTGTTTTAGGAATGTAATGATCAGCATTCCTATATTAAGGACAGATATGTAGGTAAACAAAAATAAATAATTACTCTGTCCTGTGCTTATCATCAGGGGAGCTAAAAATCCACCAAATAATGAAAAGATAATGAGGATTTCACTTTTATAAAGATAAGAAAGGATTATAGATAGCAGAGTGATGCAGCATGTAATGATAAAAGCGGTATTTTGGGTGAACAGATGGTATTCCCGAAATGCTATTGTAGTGGTAAAGTATAGGATCGCAATTCCTCCTCCCAAGATGATAGAGGAAAAAACAGTATAATTTTTCCGTAAAAAATGACCTATTATAATTATTATAGAACCGATAGACAGGCCTATTGCTGCTCTTGCTGTTTCATTGATCCAATTTTTATCGATAGCATATTTTACAAAATAACCGATCCCAAGGACTAGTGTGAAAATTCCTATAACGGCT is a window from the Chryseobacterium sp. T16E-39 genome containing:
- a CDS encoding DUF2339 domain-containing protein, which gives rise to MMANFLVIILIILVVIIYNNLNNKIKGLESKISDLQENTPKHITTGETKEEPGILTQEIPSFETQQRTQSSPEINPVIQEEIPTNPQKDWLSPIFTFLKQNILAVIGIFTLVLGIGYFVKYAIDKNWINETARAAIGLSIGSIIIIIGHFLRKNYTVFSSIILGGGIAILYFTTTIAFREYHLFTQNTAFIITCCITLLSIILSYLYKSEILIIFSLFGGFLAPLMISTGQSNYLFLFTYISVLNIGMLIITFLKQWKSVGGIAFFFTHLYLLYWIMEKPEIQSIYFYLINYVIFYAFALLNYSKKNILSSFDTILLVLVNFFSTLSLVYIFNTLGYEPVIIFPVVFALVNGGLLFKEYRNKSFGSAYSVFAGLTISLVTIAVVLQFKTHLITSVWAIEATLLLFIWKKTTISIFKTFFYILFPLVLIAQIITWTQYFDSKQLTAILNPVFLTSVITIVTLFFNLMLLKRLPGSNFTKNSFFENAFKIISYATIYFALLFELIYQVSEKPFAIILCLGLLLSLYYIFILLLLNKKLEMNRYTEIGLIYIFFFLTIIHVSFCASELITSILLKKITITTYAIYLLYVIPIIYIYRKLRPTLHLSKTRVFYWISAFILVVIVSCEMYHFYILGTATISTLYPLQKHFSILYLPIIWAILSSIFIYTGLKNDNPEFNKIGFTLIGITILKLYAYDVWQMDNISRIIAFILLGVILLLSSFMFQRFKNMIKNLVDKKDDSNGNQNLES